The proteins below come from a single Asanoa ferruginea genomic window:
- a CDS encoding amidase encodes MSTDLTYVDATELADLIRTRKVSSVEALQAHLDRIEAIDSKTNAIVTLAGGALDAARAADAALAAGEEVGPLHGVPMTVKDSFDTAGVATQRGSPIFKGRVPDTDATAVARMKGAGAIVMAKTNLPEFSYWIETDNLLTGRTNNPWDLERSPGGSSGGESAAIAAGMSPIGLGSDLSISLRGPAADTGIVAFKATHGRVPMTGIWPREPRRDWHAGSLARSIRDLKLAYSVLAGPDGFDGYSDFPREFDAGLGEAPDRPVRVGWLVDSGLGPVDPEVTATVRAAADALAAAGAEVDAVSIPALERDNPLDLWMREHNMEMKPPVREVTAGHEDEMFRYSKTLLGLPDTAAADFVDADEGRERLRDGFTEYFSRYDLLLLPVTTFPAHAHGITDVTVDGQTVNAFHVSSTTVPFNLTGLPALSMRFGTSSDGMPIAVQLVANWHAESTILHMASLLESVSPVRDLHPAL; translated from the coding sequence ATGAGCACTGACCTCACCTACGTCGACGCGACCGAACTCGCCGATCTCATCCGCACCAGGAAGGTGTCCTCGGTCGAGGCGTTGCAGGCGCACCTGGACCGCATCGAGGCCATCGATTCCAAGACCAACGCCATCGTCACGCTCGCCGGCGGCGCGCTGGACGCCGCACGGGCAGCCGACGCCGCGCTCGCGGCGGGCGAAGAGGTAGGGCCGCTGCACGGCGTGCCCATGACGGTCAAGGACTCGTTCGACACCGCGGGAGTGGCCACCCAGCGCGGTTCGCCGATCTTCAAGGGGCGCGTTCCGGACACGGACGCCACCGCCGTGGCCCGCATGAAGGGTGCCGGCGCGATCGTCATGGCGAAGACCAATCTGCCGGAGTTCTCCTACTGGATCGAGACCGACAACCTCCTCACCGGCCGGACGAACAACCCCTGGGACCTCGAACGCTCGCCCGGCGGTTCCAGCGGCGGCGAGTCCGCGGCGATCGCGGCCGGGATGTCCCCGATCGGACTCGGCAGCGACCTGTCCATCTCGCTGCGTGGGCCCGCGGCGGACACCGGCATCGTGGCATTCAAGGCGACGCACGGGCGCGTGCCGATGACGGGGATCTGGCCACGGGAGCCGCGCCGCGACTGGCACGCCGGTTCGCTGGCCCGTTCCATTCGCGACCTCAAACTGGCTTACTCGGTGCTGGCCGGTCCGGACGGCTTCGACGGCTACTCCGACTTCCCGCGCGAGTTCGACGCCGGCCTCGGCGAGGCACCCGACCGCCCCGTCCGCGTCGGCTGGCTCGTCGACTCGGGCCTTGGCCCGGTCGATCCCGAGGTCACCGCAACGGTGCGCGCGGCCGCCGACGCGCTCGCAGCGGCGGGGGCGGAGGTCGACGCGGTCAGCATTCCGGCTCTCGAGCGGGACAACCCGCTCGACCTGTGGATGCGGGAGCACAACATGGAGATGAAGCCTCCGGTCCGGGAGGTCACCGCGGGTCACGAAGACGAGATGTTCCGCTACTCCAAGACCTTGCTCGGCCTACCCGACACCGCCGCGGCGGACTTCGTCGACGCCGACGAGGGCCGCGAGCGGCTCCGGGACGGCTTCACCGAATACTTTTCGCGGTACGACCTGCTGCTGCTCCCGGTGACGACGTTCCCCGCGCACGCGCACGGGATCACGGACGTGACCGTGGACGGCCAGACGGTGAACGCGTTCCACGTGAGCTCGACGACCGTCCCGTTCAACCTGACCGGGCTTCCGGCCCTGTCGATGCGGTTCGGCACGAGCAGCGACGGCATGCCGATCGCCGTGCAGCTCGTGGCCAACTGGCACGCGGAGTCGACGATCCTGCACATGGCCTCGCTGCTCGAATCGGTGAGCCCGGTCCGCGACCTGCACCCCGCCCTCTGA
- a CDS encoding nuclear transport factor 2 family protein, which translates to MTSATSLTEQNRAVVEAMFAAANKGDVEGVFSYLSDDVTVIEPLFLPFGKAYHGKDEFLGLAQVLPNYLDISSITVHYTIADGDRVAACVGITDIATGELTHFIEQFTVQNGKIVENRLFYHDAGTLIDQPKAA; encoded by the coding sequence ATGACCTCAGCTACATCATTGACCGAGCAGAACCGGGCAGTCGTCGAGGCGATGTTCGCAGCGGCGAACAAAGGCGACGTCGAGGGAGTCTTCTCCTATCTGTCCGACGACGTCACCGTCATCGAGCCCCTGTTCCTGCCCTTCGGGAAGGCCTACCACGGCAAGGACGAATTCCTCGGCCTGGCCCAGGTCTTGCCGAACTATCTCGACATCTCCTCGATCACGGTGCACTACACGATCGCCGACGGCGACCGCGTCGCCGCGTGCGTCGGCATCACGGACATCGCGACCGGAGAGCTGACCCACTTCATCGAACAGTTCACCGTCCAGAACGGCAAGATCGTCGAGAATCGGCTGTTCTACCACGACGCCGGGACGCTGATCGACCAGCCCAAAGCAGCCTGA
- a CDS encoding TetR/AcrR family transcriptional regulator has translation MSRVSQAQARENRQRVVEIAARLFRERGVAEVSLADVMAGAGLTHGGFYKQFASKDALVVEALTQGLTEISSRLAPIGETGRARFLDYYLSPAHRDAPGDGCPVAGFVRDMPGADADLAATYAAGVEYFADKLGGTAAASTAVGALILARATAGTPLSDRILTEALASLSSLDEVVGVPTGQKPERVGLGTAGSGSVDAD, from the coding sequence ATGAGCCGGGTATCGCAAGCACAGGCCCGCGAGAACCGCCAGCGAGTGGTCGAGATAGCCGCGCGGCTGTTCCGCGAGCGCGGCGTGGCCGAGGTGAGCCTGGCCGACGTGATGGCCGGGGCCGGCCTGACGCACGGCGGCTTCTACAAGCAGTTCGCGTCGAAAGACGCCCTGGTCGTCGAGGCGCTGACGCAGGGACTGACCGAGATCAGCTCGCGCCTGGCCCCGATCGGCGAGACCGGCCGCGCGAGATTCCTGGATTACTACCTCTCGCCCGCACACCGCGACGCGCCAGGCGACGGCTGCCCGGTGGCCGGCTTCGTGCGCGACATGCCCGGCGCCGACGCCGACCTGGCCGCGACCTACGCCGCGGGAGTCGAATACTTCGCCGACAAGCTGGGCGGCACGGCCGCGGCAAGCACGGCAGTGGGCGCCCTGATCCTCGCGCGGGCAACGGCCGGCACCCCACTCAGCGACCGCATCCTGACCGAAGCGCTGGCCTCGTTGTCCTCATTGGACGAGGTTGTTGGCGTTCCAACTGGCCAGAAGCCGGAGCGCGTCGGCCTCGGGACTGCCGGGTCGGGGAGTGTAGACGCTGATTAG
- a CDS encoding nuclear transport factor 2 family protein — translation MSYSKAELRDAVAQLFQEHDRSHILPMLSDDVVLTLPATLPYGGVFTGRAAFDEFFAKSPASGDVWSSFDIVVDDVLAADDHVIARLTNTAVPKATGKPVVFQNLWFFRVEDGRIVNVQLYADTAVTTR, via the coding sequence ATGTCCTACAGCAAGGCGGAGTTGAGGGACGCCGTCGCGCAGTTGTTCCAGGAACACGACCGGAGCCACATCCTGCCGATGCTCAGTGACGATGTCGTGCTCACGTTGCCCGCCACCCTGCCCTACGGCGGCGTGTTCACCGGGCGCGCGGCCTTCGACGAGTTCTTCGCGAAGAGCCCGGCCAGCGGCGACGTCTGGAGCTCGTTCGACATCGTCGTCGACGACGTCCTCGCCGCCGACGATCACGTCATCGCCCGGCTCACCAACACGGCCGTGCCCAAGGCGACGGGCAAGCCGGTGGTCTTCCAGAATCTCTGGTTTTTCCGAGTCGAGGACGGCCGCATCGTCAATGTCCAGCTCTACGCCGACACGGCGGTCACGACGAGGTGA
- a CDS encoding helix-turn-helix transcriptional regulator: MQEKEAARAAVREFLTTRRARVTPADAGLPHQGARRRVTGLRREEVALLAGVSPEYYVRLERGQATGPSAGVVDAVAGVLRLDDDERAHLGRLLAALSPATRKRRRSVEKDQVTPGVRVLLDSLDHLPAVVFNGRFDILATNALGRALLAPVFDLPGRPNSARFLFLDEARARDLFPQWDRITADTVAMLRIEAGRHPDDPDLTELIGQLATRSTEFRARWATNDVRAPRAGTKTFRHPLIGRVTLPYETLRIDAVSSQLISVYTPRPGSPEADALRLLASWNANNLVQ, from the coding sequence ATGCAGGAGAAGGAGGCCGCGCGGGCAGCGGTCCGCGAGTTCCTCACCACCCGTCGCGCCCGGGTCACCCCGGCCGACGCCGGCCTTCCGCACCAGGGCGCCCGCCGTCGGGTGACCGGGCTGCGCAGGGAGGAGGTCGCGTTGCTCGCCGGGGTCAGCCCGGAGTACTACGTGCGGCTCGAGCGTGGCCAGGCGACCGGGCCCTCGGCAGGGGTCGTCGACGCCGTCGCCGGCGTGCTGCGGCTGGACGATGACGAACGCGCCCATCTCGGCCGGCTGCTCGCCGCGCTGAGCCCCGCCACCCGCAAGCGGCGTCGTAGCGTGGAGAAGGACCAGGTCACGCCCGGAGTCCGCGTGCTGCTGGATTCGCTGGACCACCTGCCCGCGGTGGTCTTCAACGGCAGGTTCGACATCCTCGCGACCAACGCGCTCGGGCGCGCGCTCCTGGCGCCGGTGTTCGACCTGCCGGGACGGCCGAACAGTGCCCGTTTCCTCTTCCTCGACGAGGCGAGGGCGCGCGACCTGTTTCCCCAGTGGGATCGGATCACGGCGGACACCGTGGCAATGCTGCGGATCGAGGCCGGCCGGCACCCCGACGACCCTGACTTGACCGAGCTGATCGGGCAACTCGCGACGCGCAGCACCGAATTCCGGGCGCGGTGGGCGACCAACGACGTGCGAGCACCCAGAGCCGGCACGAAGACCTTCCGGCATCCGCTCATCGGCCGGGTGACGTTGCCCTACGAGACCCTGCGCATCGACGCCGTGTCCAGCCAGCTAATCAGCGTCTACACTCCCCGACCCGGCAGTCCCGAGGCCGACGCGCTCCGGCTTCTGGCCAGTTGGAACGCCAACAACCTCGTCCAATGA